The genomic stretch cttttttgaaaaaatagtaTCCATTACCAGGCAGAATTAGACAAGACAGAATATGAGTTTATAACTAGTGGTTAGGTTGCATGTGTTCTACTTTATGTATGGGTAATACTTCCTGATTTCTTGCTCATCTGCATCATTCCTTATGTTTTGAAGGGTTGCCTGGAGAACACAGACAAAGAAAGAATCAAAAGGCTAATACGCTTAAAACCTCCAGTGGATTTTTGAGTCAAGTCAAATTGCTTCTAATTGATTTAAGACCCTGAAGTTTCTGACCTATGGGTGTTCTCGGTGGCATTACCAGTGTCCCAAAACACAGGGATTTCCCTAGAACGATTTGGATCTTGATGGAGCTATGTTGTGTTTGATTCTTTATCTCAAACCAAGGGTTGGTGACCGAAGAGATATCTTTCGACTTTCTAGTCGATGTTAATGTTGTAATTCTGTTGAAATGATTGATTTTATAGTATGCTAGCCATGGCTTTCCATATGGGAAGACGATGCGAGATAATGAGCAGTTAGGCTTTTCCGTCTGATCTTTCTGGCCTATATCATGTCTGCTCTTGGTGCTTGAAATGCGTAAAGCGACCAAAGATTCAACATCAGGCCGAAATCCATACTTGCGGTGGACTTCCGATGAATTTGCTTTGGGCGTGAGTTCTCAGAAAATGTAGTTACCGGAAGTCCCGGTTCTCTTTTGATCGATGTTTTTTACCCCCAAGAAAATCCCTGGAAATGTCTCTGCTGCTTTCAGATTAGGACCCGAGTGTTTCAAAGCGATAATTGATGCTAATGCTTGCCTGCTGATCAGGACTCCATGATCAAGAGCCAAGACCAGCATTCACAAGAGACTTGTGATTCTGGTAAACAGCGTCCCACGGGCGCTTGTTAATCACAAAACCCTCAAATTAGAATCATTAGGACCTCACAATCTTGCTTATCACATGTAAAACACAATTCCTTGCAATTTGGCATCTTGCGTGAACTGGGTTTTTTGGCCGTGAGGTGATCGTGTCCCTGCATGGTGACGAAGAAACAAGTAACCCATATCCCTTTGTTCTGATCCGTAAGCAATGTCTGCCGCGATGTGAGCACGGGTGGGATGAGATGATGAGCCACGTGCCTGCTCGCTTTAAGCCTCCTTACTCCATCTTTCTTCACAGGATTTGATGTTTCAGAGGCGTCTCATGACTCAATTCCCTTAGAATTTCCCTAAATACAAGCGCCATCTAGTTCGTTTTGCATCCTCCCTCTCTGCTCAGCAAGCTAAAGCAGTAAGCTTGGAAAAATGATCAGGAGGCTGAGTTTCGTGCTGTGGTTGAGCCTTTTGTCCGTAGCTTTTGGCAATCCCAGGTCCGTCGTCTCGCAGCCCCACGCACTTAAGTCCTTCAAGGTCAATGACACTCGGGTATGAACCTTTCAGTAGTTAAAAtgttctccctctctctctctctctctctctctgatgcaTGTGCTATGAACAAGAAGGATCCTAAGAAAGGTATGTGATATGGCAGAACGAAGGGACCTGTACCTATACGGTATCGGTGAGGACGAGCTGTCTTTCGACCAGCAACACCAGAGACCAAATCAGTCTTGTGTTTGGAGATGGCTATGGCAATCAGGTACTCAAAATTGCAATGCATTTGCATGTTTTTTGATGCATTGTCTGCAACAGATTCGCGTCTTTAGATGTTCCAGGCCTTATGGATATGAGGATGATGAACGGCGGCTTCTTGTGAATAACCCGGAGCTATGTCATGATGATCAGGTGTATGTGCCCAGGCTGGACAGTCCATCCAGCAGGGCGTTCGAGAGGTGCTCGACCGACACTTTCCAGATAAACGGGCCGTGCGCGTACCAGATCTGCTACCTCTACCTCTTCAGGAACGGGCACGACGGTTGGAGACCCAAGCACGTGACGGTTCAGGCTCACGCGTCCTCCTACTATGGGCAGGCGCAGCCCGTCACCTTCTATTACGGCACCTTCATTCCCAGGGCCGTCTGGTATGGGTTCAATTACTGCGCCGGTCGTCGTGTGGCTCCTTCCTGAAGCTTAGCGAACTGCCTGGATGGCGCAACACTTCAATCAAGCCGACGTTCTCTGGGAGTGTGTGTATCTTGTTAGCCTTTCTGTCTACTGGATTTTGCTCATCTTAAGACTTCCTCGAGCTTTCTCGCATGGTTTCGGGTCTTCGTGCATGTCGGCAATATCGCGTGAAATATGCGTTCGAGTACTAACGTGCATCGAAAGAAAGGACCAAGAAAACCCGCTGGGAGCTGGCCTCGTACTCTCGAAAATACTATTCCTAAACCCCAGCTTAATTCTGCTGCCAATGAGCCCCTCTTGCATCCACCTCCTCTACTTTAGTTACACAAGAGGGAAAATGACATGGATGTCTCCTGCCTAACGTAACCTATAATGTCATCTCTCAAAACAATGCCGTCTTGAACGTTTAATACGTTCAATgcaatccctaaacttttaatagtGGTCCTCGCATCCTTTCAACATTCGAATTAAGTAAAATTGCCTTAAAATATCACATCATTCTTATGTGTTGTATAAAGTCATTTGAATACTTGCTATATTCTTACTAGTACCTCGAATAGAGATAATTGATAGAACAATATTGAATATCTTCAGATAGTCCAGAAACTAAATTGAATAActataaaaaattcatgaactatatCGAATAAATTAGAAGTTCGgggatgacattgcatatttgGATGAAGTTTAGGAACCgcattgaaataaaaattaaaagttcaaggatgacattgcacatagGATCAAATTCATAAACCATTTGAGTAATTATCCCCAAATAACATAAAGGATTAATCTTTTATCCAAGGGCGGTAACAAGATCATGCCCGCACCGCGGGATCTTATTCTTAATAACTAGTGTCAATTTCATTAATCCTAGTTTACGCAGTCAATTCATTAATATTCtactagactttttttttttttaaatttccctcAAATGATGAGTTTATGAATGGATGTTCCGAAAGTAAAGGAAAAGGGCCAAATGTTTCCTGATAGTCCGAATGATTTTAATGGAAACAGATCTCAATTTATGAGCACAAGTCCCGGATCAATATAAATTTATAATCGTAAGCTATCCCCTTTTGCAACTCTTTGTTTATTCCGCGAAAAatgaaacatttgaaaaatatttttcctaaaaatgatcacttgtatcaattaaaataattaatcaattgaaaatactttactATCGATATCAATTTATAACTAAATGTTTTCGTtggtgataaaaatatttttgttcatttattttttaagcgataccagcaattatttttagaaaaatattttctaaatcgttcATTctccacgaaacaaacggaggcTAAACTTGACATCTAGCACTCTAGATAGTGAGAAATATCTTTCATCATCGTGCGAAATGGTTTTATCGGTCAAGCACGTTATTTTTTCTAAAGTGAAGAATTTAAGACGGATCGAGTTTAACATATATTTCTTCTACACCACATAAATTGTACATTTGCCAttggtttttttccccttttccttcTACTGAAAAAACGAGAGAGCATTTTTCTGTAATAAGTAAAAGagaaatgatacaaatggttcacgaactttggttcaattttaatgtggtccctaaattatgaatttgttcaatgtgattcatgaactttcgCCTAAGGTGCAATGCCgtgtttaaacttttaatttattcaatgtggtccttgaattttatatatatattcaatttagtacTTGAACTATATATAATTtgttaacttgaattaatggaatgacaatattgaacattttcatatagtctaggaACTAAATTTAACATGTATCAAAAATCTATGGACCgtgttaaataaattaaaagttcagggacgaTTTGTGTCATTTCTTATGAGTAAATGATGATGTTCCAAACTTCCAATAGAGTAATATCATTTGATTAGCTTTCTTGAGCCGTTtcatttttccctaaaaatggCAGATTATCACGTCTGGAGATCAAGACTACGACAGATTATCACAAGTTCCtaaagtaattttatttttacaattgcAGTTTGTTTTCATAAAACAAAGTGAATGATGATGATGCTCGGATTTACATCCAGACATTCTCTGTAAAATCATAGTCAGTAATAATGGATCACACTGGGCAGccgcatttctctctctctctctcgctggaTTGGATGGTATGCTTGGGTTCGATTCCTTCCGCTCTGGCGCTTTTACACATGGAAACTGAAGATTATACGCTCGAATTTATAAAGTTTTCCCTTAAGAAGCTCAGCATGATCCACTATAAGTCAACCCCTCCCTTGGCGTACAACAATCACTTCCATTCCTCATTTGAAGAAGAGAGTTCAACAGTTCATCTGTGCTTCTCTGCCTTGCGATTTCGTTTCTTCCTAGAGGAAGTACTTACGGCAAGCATCTCAGGATGAGCTGCAAATAACATGTTCTTGGATTCTTTTCGCGCCTAACATGATTTTTTGTGTGCAGGGTTTCTCGACTTCTGTGTGCTCCTTGGTGAAAGCGAGCTCCAATGCTTTGTGGGGGCAATCTGCGTAgatttccttccttctttgttCCTTTGCTTCAACTTTTCTTGCAGTTTTTGTACTCCCTCACGATCGTTACCACCATCAGTAGAAAGAGATCTCGAATTCAGTTACGTTCGAAGAACCGTTCGAAATCAAGTCATGGTCTTTCGAGCGAATCAAAAGTCGGGCTGAAAACGAGGCTCGATATTTTCTCAGGTACGTGCGTTTGTCATGCATTCTTCACGTTGAAGGGTCGTGCAATAGGGAACAGCTGAAAGGATTGCTTCAAACTTCGAGAGGGTTGAATCTCCATAAGACTGTGAACCCTCTAGTTGGCTCTTGATTTTGACCCGGCGCAATTCAAGATCTTACAGTGCGATACCATTGTTTTATAAGTTCGAAACGCTCGCACTTCTTTAAGAATTAAGCAAGGATTGTTAATCAAATAAGAAGGCACCTTCtcacgacaaaaaaaaaaaaaagaaggctccTTTGTTCCATTCTTGTTAAACCGTTTCGAAATCTCTTAAGAACTCTAGGCATGGAAGCGCATGTATAATGTCAAATCTGGCTCATACTTTCATCTATTTGTTAGGTCCTGCTTATAGAGGCTTTGATTTGTTTcgggaaaatcaccaaaaaaatcccaaacctattgtaattatactaAGTCAGTCCtaaactctctctttttggctaattcagtccaaaaccttttacatttatgtcaatttagtccacttGACTGGCCGTTGccgacgtggacttttttaagtgatattttgataatattcTAGAGTTATTATCTAAGAGTCAGATCTCTTCTTAACCAATTGAGTGAATGATAAAGAATgggatttatgaatttttcttggatttctttttCCCCCAGTCCTAGGGCCGGGAAGCCCTTGTtgccctaggcgagggccgccacACCCTAGTCGGCACTAGACTAGCGAGGCCGTCGCCTAGCCCATGTGAGGGCTACAACGTCTCCAGTGCCGGTGATGGTTGCAACGCCCTCGCCCAATGCCGGTGATGGCATCCCAACCTCACCGGCCCTAAGGGTTTGGGAAGAAAACTaaagataagaaaaggaaaaagaaaaagaaaatcataaaaatttaaagtattatttaaaaattcaacgTCAACGCTAACAGTCCCTCGCCATCACCGGCCAGTCAAGTGGACTACATTGCCACAAATGCaagaggtttaagactgaattgacaaaaaaaaagttgagattggcataattacaataggtttaagatttttttggtaattctcccattTATTTCAGGTAGGTGTATTCAAATAAATTCACATCTCTGCTCAGGTCAAAAGTAGGTGTTCCTGATTAACTGGGATTTTAGCGAGCAATCACCATTTTTTCCGTAGTCAGATCCAACACCGATCATTTTGTCGACCAAAATTGAAGATGATTAGAATGGTACCTTTGCATCTCACTGTTGCTTTCGCATGATTTTGAAGCACCTTTGCATCTCACTGTTGCTTTCGCATGATTTTGAAGCATATCTTCTCTCCGTCCCGTGACCAACCTTTGATTTCGGATATGTTTTCATTCTTGCCAAAGCTTTATATTTGCAGTGTAGTTATGGGAATCTATCCGTGCAGGAGAGCATCGGAAGCTTGGGAAGGAGTGGAAGTGAAGTATGTGTGAGCAACATCGACGTGAAGAACATTTACTTTCAAGGGTTAACTAATGGAGATAGAATTAAAACTTGGCAGTATGTCCGAGTCCGTCAATTCACTCATTTACcggaaaaaataccaaaaaaaatttaaatttgttgcattggtaccaatttaatccaaaacctttcaattgtaccaatttaatcttaaatcttctCAATTTATTACCAATTAattcaattcggccaattttaggtGGAAACCGTTGATGTAGATGTCGGTCATTCTTCGTGGCACTACCGGTGCTGACGtcgatatttttaaattttatttatttatttttgttgttttttcttctcttttctgtttGTCGGTGATCGATGAGGCTAGCCTCACCGGCCCGCACTTGGGAATGGACGAACATCGGCGAGGCCCCCCTAGCCAAGTTTGGAGAGGCCAACCCTTGCCCAAGCCAAGGCGAGAATTGGCTTGGTCGGGTGTCATCTAGGCAAGGACGAGGTTCGGTGAGGTTTAGCTATGTGATCCCGACCATCGCCCAAGGAGGGTGAGGGTTGGCCTCACCAGATCCGGTGAGAGCGGCCTCACCGGCACTCTCTTAGGCGCAGCCAACCCTTAGCCTTGGCCAGCAATATGACCATCATCTTTGGCCGGCAATGCGATCCTCACCTAGGCAAGGCTAGGCCATGGGCTGTGGCTGGTGGCCGGTTCCCAACCATCGGCAAATAGGAAAGGGGTAGGAAAAAAGAcaataaatacataaaaatatttaaaacattaaaaaaatgtccacgttagcataAGCCATTTCACGTAGAATAGTCAACGTCTACATTTgggattttctatcaaaattgaccatatggattgaattggtacaaaagtgaaaatttttagaactaaattggtccacTTAAAAGATTtgtaactgaattgatataaatgcaataggtttaagactttttttgtacttttctccTTATTTATCTGTGCCATAGTTTCTCTTGGAACTTTTGCTCCTTGTGCGATCACAATCATCTATAGAACTAATCGATATTTAAATAGGGTACATATGTAACTTCTCCCTTTTGGCAGCCGGCCTGGTTATCtcgttttcctctttcttcttcacccTCCATGGAGAGGTTGGTTTAAGCTAGATATCTTCCTCCCCCCCCTTCTTCTTAGGTTGTTTTGGCTCTCTGtttgcttttcttgtttttctcccattttgggagcttttctcttccgatttagtCTAGATATGGAAGCTTCTTTCTCCCGTTTCAAAGAGATTtctataccaatttagtctagatttgaaatttttttttatgtatgttTTCGAGGCTTTGGTTTCCTCGAGTTTCGTTGGTGAATAAGTTCAGTTTTGAAGGAGATTAGAGGAGTTTTGTAAAGATTTTGCTCTTAGAGGCGTTAGATCTACGCTTGTTCAACCTTTATAATCTACTCGATGATAGTGTTGGGGAAACCAAACATAGGTGTGCATAGCCAAAAGGCAAAGCCTTAGCAATAAATGAAGttctcggtgtgtgctcattacTGAAGACGGATTCGGTGATTGGCCGCCGATTTTGGTGTGAAGGAGTTATAAATATGCTATTTGAGCATGAGACCTATAACCTTGATGATTTCACTTGTTATCTAGaccttattttgttttgaagttatttgGAATTTGTCTTGATTTGAAGTTATGATATTTGAATTGAGATGCTCTTGTATTGCGAAGAAGTGAATGATatgttattttgaaaaaaaaaaataacgagtACATATCATATGTCCTCACAGtgctaaaaagaaaattgaatatatgtaggctttttccttttaataagTACCTTCATCAAGTTCCAAATTAATACAATGCCCTATTAACAAATCAAAGTATTTTTTGTCTTCATGTCCATAATAACCGAACATACCACAATTCTCTTGATCATCCATGTTAgactttttatatttaatccacGGTCGAAAGTATTTTATACAACATAGTTGCAATGAAACGCCGATCTTATATTGCAGTCGAGAAAGATTATGGGGAAAGCAACAATTTTATCCACTTTTCAAACCATTCGCAAATCATCAAATGCAGTAAAAAGAAGATTCAAATTCTTCTCACTTTGATATGTAGACATCCTAGATATGATCGATCTACGAGTTCGCGAACACATGgtgcttttattttatgatcTTCGAAGGCAGGAACTGGGCTTGACCATTCCTTCAGCAGTTCCAAAGGCATTGTTGCAGCTAGAAATGAGTTCCTCTCCTCGGATCGCGGGATCCAGTTCGACGGTGTCCAAGTCGATGTGGGTGCATGGGACGTTGTCGCTGCAGTTTAGGTTGACGGCCACTTTCGTGCTTGACGTCCCGAATGCCCTTTGGTAATGCACGTCGCTTATCTGAACCCCAGTTTTCTATCAACAAGTTCACAGATGATTAAGTTCAATTCAGCTGGGGAAAGCTAAATCCGGAGGCGATGGCAAACACAATCCTCGAATGTATATGTTGTCTGTGACTGATTACCGACGATAGCCACCTGTTCAACCAACAATAATCATTTACGGATTGTTCATTATCGTCTTACCGTGCTGGGACATGCATTCCGAGTACCGCAGTAGTGCTGGTCGATGATGATGGGGTTTTGCACTCCGGTGAAGTTGAGATCCGCAAAAGTAATTTGGCTAACTTGGCCTCTTCCCACCTGTCAATTGCGCAAAATTTTACTTTGTAATTTTGCTCAAAACTCATTTACTTCAAATGTCAAATTAAAAACGACCGCACAGATAAATAAATCTATTGGCAAACTGGGACATACCTGCCAAGTTTTAATTCTAGCTCCATTAGTTGTCCCATGAAAGTTAATTTTCCTCACGTTGATGTTTTGCACACTTACTTCATTTCCACTACTTCCCAGGCTTCCAATGCTGTCCCCAACAAAATTGCACCAAAGGCATGTAAGTTAACGCAGCTTCAAAGCTTAAAACTCGCAGCAGAACCATAGCAATTGCATCGCATTTTTTAACGTGTTTGGCACCATCAATCACGAATGAGTCCACTTAACAACTTCTTCGATGTTTAGGTTTTGTATAATAACGTTGTGTTTACCTTATGCCGTGACCAGGTCCACACTCTATGGAGGTTATATTGATATTTGAGGTCTGGTCGCCAATCGAGATGCAATCGTCACCTGTTGATCAAGCACCGGAAGGCGGTGAACTGTTAAAATCATTTTCACCAACCCAACATGTCCTTTGATCCAACTTAGAGAAAAAGAGTTGCAGTGTCTGAAATTCTCGATATAGTTGGATTGATTCTCTCCCAAAAGCAAACATCAAGCAACAAAAGAGAACCCAAGCACAAGAAAGATAGTCTCAAGGAGAAAGCAATGCATCACCGGTGCCTATGATTGAATCATGAATAGAGACAGCATGAGAATCTTGGATGTGGATTCCGTCGGTGTTGGGGCTCCATTCGGGTGCGGAAATGTTCAAGTACATGAGATGAACGTCGCTGCTTCCAGAAAGAGTTACATGCGTCTGAGGACTGTTGCTGAAGTCCAGACTTTGCAAATATACTCCATTGCAGCTGTAGAAACCCAGCATCTGCAATAATCCATGGCATTCAAGTACCAGACATAAGCTTATGTTGCCTAATATTTGATTTGTCCTTGAAATGTGCAAATTCTAATCAATAATACTTGGGCTAAAGTGCACTAtaagtactaaaacttgtgtaagacgctcactttagtgctaaaactttcaaaacgatcacttaagagtcaatttttttgaaaaatgctcacttcaatgccaactccaatttgagttgGCGTGGCTTCTCAAAAATCCGACGtgacctattttttattaatatttaagctGACGTGGTTTGTCGGAGTTGACATTGAAatgagcatttttcaaaaaaaaaaaaaaattggcacttaagggatcgttttgaaagttttgatgctgaagtgatcgtttttcaaaaaaaaaaaatttgcatttaagtgatcgttttgaaagttttggcatcaaagtgagcgccgtacacaagttttggcacttgtagtgtacttaagccataaGACTTGAGATCATCCTACACGATTGTTTCTAACAAATTCATGAGAAAAAAGTTTGTGAGAAATTGGCTGAATTTTCAAAAGGGTAGAATAGTTGTAGAATCTGTGACAACGAGTCGAAACTTTTTCTAGCCTAGATAAGAAATTGTTGCTCATCACAACAATTGGGGCCTCGAATCAAATCTGATCATTCCCCTATTGAAGTTGTATTAAGACCCAATTTGTCAATTTGAACCAGAGGAAGACATAAGCAGCTGCGCCATGCAATGTCATATGGAAAGACTGGCTTAATTTGTACGTGCATATCTATTTGTATTACTATTCTTAAATGAGAAAGTATCATGAATATGGCGGAAGACTTACTGTCGGAGCGAGCATATTGCATCCCTGGTGCACAAATGGGACAAGAGAAAGAAAGGTTAGAGCTACAAAAGAAGTAGCATTGCAATCTGGAAATTTGATACACAAGTGTACAATCCCTAAtcaaaatctggaaaaaaaaaaaaaaggggatgaTTTTTGGGTACAGGCTTAGGCTTCAATTTGCAGGAGATGTCCCACCAGGCCTCGCCATTTCCATCAAACGAGCCCGGACCACTAATGTTGAGTCCATTCACACTCTTAAAAGTCAACCATTTTGATGGATCTTGCCCCTTCCATGCATTTGGATCTTTTGGTGTTATGATCTTCCCCGAAACCTGCAATCGTTTCCATTTGAAGGAGGATTTTGGAACTCACAAACTCCATTAGATCTGAATATACCATGTCAactaagggtgcgtttgttttagtaaagtattttattttttatttttgcttcttcCTCGGCTAATGGCTTGCCATGGCGATGGCCGGCAACCGGCAACCTCGGCTGAGGTTCTCAGCAAGCTGTGGCTAGCCACCGGacgagaaagaaggaaaaaaaaaaaaaagagaaaaatgaaaataaaaaaaattaaaaaagaatttatttagaaaatatttgatttttttttttacttcaaataAAGTCATggaattgaaatcattttttgaatgagatccaaagaacgaaaaaaaaaaaaaaatccctcccatatcaccaaaaataagaaaactaacgattttcctaaaaaataattttccgaaaagcattttcctttatcataaaGGTTTCCTCCAACCAAACGCATCATAAGGTTTTGTCGcagaaaaacgaatgatttgaaaataattttttgaatttgatccCTTTTAtcctttgaaataattagtcaatgaaaaatatttttattatcaataccACTTTatacctaaacatttttgtagacagagaaatatttttgttcatttattttt from Rhodamnia argentea isolate NSW1041297 chromosome 2, ASM2092103v1, whole genome shotgun sequence encodes the following:
- the LOC115737504 gene encoding embryo-specific protein ATS3B-like isoform X2; its protein translation is MIRRLSFVLWLSLLSVAFGNPRSVVSQPHALKSFKNEGTCTYTVSVRTSCLSTSNTRDQISLVFGDGYGNQVYVPRLDSPSSRAFERCSTDTFQINGPCAYQICYLYLFRNGHDGWRPKHVTVQAHASSYYGQAQPVTFYYGTFIPRAVWYGFNYCAGRRVAPS
- the LOC115737504 gene encoding embryo-specific protein ATS3B-like isoform X1, translated to MIRRLSFVLWLSLLSVAFGNPRSVVSQPHALKSFKVNDTRNEGTCTYTVSVRTSCLSTSNTRDQISLVFGDGYGNQVYVPRLDSPSSRAFERCSTDTFQINGPCAYQICYLYLFRNGHDGWRPKHVTVQAHASSYYGQAQPVTFYYGTFIPRAVWYGFNYCAGRRVAPS
- the LOC115737427 gene encoding polygalacturonase-like, giving the protein MATKDLIIGEPSATLVSSQLLDVDPVGDAEAGYETEYYETDAYEGLGSDVEGEDDDFSRRRSRFSKYDPNCGFSISACSLFMVSALLLTSEMEVGAAGKTFSVSDYGAVGDGLADDSPAFIKAWNDACNTTAGASTISVPQGKQYRLSSINFTGPCKSFINLVVSGKIITPKDPNAWKGQDPSKWLTFKSVNGLNISGPGSFDGNGEAWWDISCKLKPKPGCNMLAPTMLGFYSCNGVYLQSLDFSNSPQTHVTLSGSSDVHLMYLNISAPEWSPNTDGIHIQDSHAVSIHDSIIGTGDDCISIGDQTSNINITSIECGPGHGISIGSLGSSGNEVSVQNINVRKINFHGTTNGARIKTWQVGRGQVSQITFADLNFTGVQNPIIIDQHYCGTRNACPSTVAIVGNQSQTTYTFEDCKTGVQISDVHYQRAFGTSSTKVAVNLNCSDNVPCTHIDLDTVELDPAIRGEELISSCNNAFGTAEGMVKPSSCLRRS